A window from Labrus mixtus chromosome 14, fLabMix1.1, whole genome shotgun sequence encodes these proteins:
- the LOC132988857 gene encoding cytochrome c oxidase subunit 7B, mitochondrial produces the protein MVITINTVFDCCPGQAARQVRHGSSEASNFHVKYGNGLIVGGAVFCTAVWSYVLTQTGITWNLSPIGKVMPKEWREPESEE, from the exons ATGGTCATAACCATAAATACTGTGTTTGATTGTTGTCCAGGTCAGGCCGCAAGGCAGGTGAGGCATGGATCCTCTGAGGCCTCAAACTTCCACGTCAAATACGGCAATGGGTTGATTGTCGGTGGAGCGGTCTTCTGCACAGCTGTGTGGTCATAC GTGCTGACTCAGACTGGCATCACCTGGAATCTGTCGCCTATTGGGAAGGTGATGCCCAAAGAGTGGAGAGAGCCCGAGTCTGAGGAGTAA